Within Spinacia oleracea cultivar Varoflay chromosome 4, BTI_SOV_V1, whole genome shotgun sequence, the genomic segment TAATGATAGGATGTAGATGAGACACCGCACCCCTTTAACCACGATATCTCACACCAAGCACTTACCATCAAAGTCCCATCGGGAAAGTGATAGAAATGCACAAAATTCATCAACCCAAAATTTGCTCCCACCAAAAATTTATGCCAATCAAATCAGTCAAACAAAACACACATCGTTAAAACCAAAGATTATATATTTTCCCTGAGAATCCAAATCACCACCTTACGCCAATTTTCCCTGGGTCCCATGTCTAGTCTCACCTTTGACCAAacctccttttctttttctttttctttttctttttctttttcttttagtaATTCAAATAAAATCCCTTATCACATTCTccaacaccaccaccacaacaaccactattgggtattttggtaattatgCGATAAAATGTCACACGTGTGGGGGTCCCCAAACGTCAGAATATAAACCCCTCTCCCCTTCTTCCACTAAATTTCAGCtccaatatttccgtttcccatTTTTGGTCTTTCTCCCATTACCCAATTTCCAGTTTTCCCGATTCCTATTCTTTTTTTCGCGATGAGAGAAAAAAGAATTCCGGCAATGGTTCCGCTTGAGCCGTTAGACGCTGCCGGAATTCAAATCCCATATTATTTTCGGTGTCCAATTTCGCTTGAATTGATGCAAGACCCGGTTACCGTTTGTACGGGTCAAACCTACGACCGTTCGAGTATTGAGGCCTGGGTAGCTACCGGGAATATTACGTGTCCGGTCACCCGGGTCCCACTTGCCGATTTTTCGCTTATTCCTAATCATACACTCCGCCGTCTTATTCAAGAGTGGTGCGTTTCGAATCGGTCTTTCGGCGTTGAGAGAATTCCAACACCGAAACAACCGGCTGATCCGTCGTTAATCAGGTCTTTGTTAAACCAGGCTACTTCCGTTTCCAACCCGGTTCACAATCGAATTGCCGCGTTGAGACGACTCAGGGGTTTCGCTCGTGACTCGGAGAAGAATCGGTCTTTAATTGCCACACTCAACGCTAGGGACGCACTCGTCTCCGTGTTGTTCAACTCAGATGAGTTCGAGTCGTCCGAGTTGAAACACGAATCGCTCGCCCTCCTCGCCATCTTCCCTCCATCGGATGCCGTTTGCACGTCGATTGCATCCGACCCCGACCGAGTTGGTTACTTGGTAAGTCTATTGTTCCACCCATCTTCCATCGATGTCCGAGTCAACTCGGCCGCTTTGATTGAGTCGGTGATAGCTGGAACCAAGTCGGCAGATCTCAGATCATTTATCTGCACCTCCGACGAAATATACGTTGGAGTCATCTCGATTCTCACAAACCCGATACCTTCCCCACGCGCGTTGAAAATCGGGGTGAAGACGCTCTTCGCCCTTTGTTTAAGCAAGCAGCACCGCCACAAGGCAGTTTCCGCAGGTGCAGTGAACGCGCTAATAACGCGCCTTACCGAGCTTGACAAGTGTGACTGTGAGCGCGCACTTGCTACCGTGGAACTCCTTTGTAGAATCCCACAGGGGTGTTCCGCATTCGGGGCCCACGCGCTTACCGTCCCACTATTAGTTAAAACTATCCTTAAAATATCTGACAGGGCGACGGAATACGCCGCTGGCGCGTTGTTAGCACTCGCCTCCACTTCGGAGAAGTTGCAAAGGGAGGCGGTCAACGCAGGAGTCTTgactcaattgttgttgttggtacAAAGCGACTGTACTGAACGCGCTAAAAGGAAGGCACAGATGTTGTTGAAGTTGCTCCGTGATTCTTGGCCAGACGATAGTattgggaattactctgatgaTTTTAACTGCAGCGACGTCGTTCCGTTTTGAaattgagaattttttttttcctttttggagGGAGGATTTTTTTAGACAtttgattattattttgatttaattgattaggagttattttaattataggatTGATGGAggatagaaaaaaaatattggaaGAGAATTTAGTAGATTTATTAGATATTTGTAGGGGATGGTACAGATGTGGTTTTTAATTTTCGTGtatgtaattttatttttccaattctagaaaaaaaaattgtatctattgcattttttgttattttaaaaAAGTATTAAGGTCACCTAATACAAAAGGTTTCGAAAGAATTATGTATTCAAATCTTCTCGTTAATTGAGTTCCAACAAGTTCGGATATAGCCACAATTAATTAAAAGGGTGACAATGAGCTATTTGATTTAGGTTGGTCAATTATGTGTCACTTTGGAGAACAGATGTCAATTGAACTAGTAATCGTATGAAAAAATGATCAATATAACTCATACTAATGTGCAATACATAAAATCACAAGTAATTGCATACGAGTCACAATTTGAaaccaattgaggttgacaTGAGTAGTTAAGGACCTCTTGCTCCTTAATCAAGGTcccgggttcgagccttggaaatgaaaaaaatctcaactgggaggatgctgcccatcgaaatacccatgcaaactcccgcggaagattagtccactcgccgaaggccgtgggaactcctcgtagtagaacaaaaaaaaacaatttgaaGAAATACTGACTATAAAAATTTGCTGCTATTAATAAAATGTCCAATAAGTCGGTAACTATCCTTCTTACTCCCTCCTTAAATTTGGATTGGGCCTAACTAATCTGAACGCTTAATTAAACCCATGGATAATTACAATGGATACTTACTGGGTTTACTTGGAATAAGGTTGTAAATAGTATTTATACAGCATTAGTGGATTGGGCCTACTTACTTCAACATTTCCAGAAGCCCAACTTCATGGTATATTAATAATGTTTTGTCTAATTTCCAACTTGAGGTACAAACTTACAATAGAAATGTAGTTCTCGTGTCAACCAAACAAGC encodes:
- the LOC110782639 gene encoding U-box domain-containing protein 26, which codes for MREKRIPAMVPLEPLDAAGIQIPYYFRCPISLELMQDPVTVCTGQTYDRSSIEAWVATGNITCPVTRVPLADFSLIPNHTLRRLIQEWCVSNRSFGVERIPTPKQPADPSLIRSLLNQATSVSNPVHNRIAALRRLRGFARDSEKNRSLIATLNARDALVSVLFNSDEFESSELKHESLALLAIFPPSDAVCTSIASDPDRVGYLVSLLFHPSSIDVRVNSAALIESVIAGTKSADLRSFICTSDEIYVGVISILTNPIPSPRALKIGVKTLFALCLSKQHRHKAVSAGAVNALITRLTELDKCDCERALATVELLCRIPQGCSAFGAHALTVPLLVKTILKISDRATEYAAGALLALASTSEKLQREAVNAGVLTQLLLLVQSDCTERAKRKAQMLLKLLRDSWPDDSIGNYSDDFNCSDVVPF